ATTGGCTCGGCAGCAGGCGGCGCTCTGATTATGAAACTATTAAATGACTACAGTATCATGCGTACTGTTGTCATTATAAGTTTGGTTTTGCTTGTGGTGATGGCAATAAGATTTTTGCCGGGTAAAAAGAGGTTGTTGGGATCAGTACTAACGTCTTTTGTGTTTATAATAGCGGTCTTTTTCGGCGGTATTATAGATGAGTGGTCCGTAAACTTTAAAGCCTACCAGGGTGACCCTAAAATGTTAGGAATGCTATCAGGAAACCCGCAAAGCATATTTACCACGTGGGATTCCCTGGCCAAGACCGATGTGATAGAAACAGATAAAGATAACAATAAAATTGTGTTGGTAGACGGGGCTGCAAGTTCATACATGCTGCCTTTTAACGGGAACTACCAGGAAATGAGTTATTTAAAAAAAGAAACAGGTTATCTTCCTTTTGCCGTGGGCAAACAGGACAATGCACTAATAATCGGTCCCGGGGGAGGAAAAGATATTCTCCTTGCCCACCTCGCCGGTGTACATGACATCACTGCAGTGGAGATTAACCCCGGTACCGTCCGGGCTGCCAGAAAATTTAAAGATTTTAACGGTAATATATACGACCGCCCGGGAACCAAAACCCATGTTATTGATGGTCGAACGTTTATCAGCCAGGATAAAAATAAATATGACATAATTTACTTATCCCTTGTTATGACAAAAGCTTCGGAGATGCAAGAGAACTATATTTATACAGCTGAAGCCTTCGAGGAGTATTTGAACCATTTAACTGAAGAAGGTAAACTAGCATTTTTACTTCACGGTGAATCGGATTTCTCCAAAGCACTGGCTACGGCAATTAACGTGCTGGATAAGCGTGGCATATCCCGTGCTGAAATAGCTAATCACATTGCCATCGTGAACACTCAGAAGGATAATGACAAAGAATTGGAAGCCGCCGGCCAACATGGCGAAAAACTATACTATCCCTTATTAATTGTCAAGAATACTCCTTTTAAACAAACTGAAGCTAATGCCCTGCTTGCCCTCTCACAGCAAGGCTCAAGCAATCCTGTATACTTACCGCAAAAAGGGACAGAGCTCAAATTGCCTTCCAATGATGATTTAGAGAGTTGGGTAGTTAATGATAATAAACCGTTTTTCTACAATAGTTCAAACGGTGCACCTAAAAGCGTTTGGGCCATATTGATTGTCATGACATTGGGCGGGCTAATCTTTATTTATCCTCCCCTCAGACACAGAAGCAAAGAGGTTAAGCATTATGGCTCATATTTTGCGCTGCTAGGTATTTCTTTTATGCTTATAGAGATACCTCTGCTCCAAAATTTCATACTTTTTCTGGGTCATCCCACTCTAACATTCTCCACGGTAATTGCTTCGCTGCTTTTTGCCGGTGGACTGGGCAGTTTCGCCACCTCATTTTTTAAAAGGGATAATACACCTGTGCTTGCCGGAATTGGCATTGCCCTTATGGTACTGATTATGAATCTAAAACTCGATGATTTCCTGGCAAGCTACCAGGGCGTACCCATTTTAAATAAAATCATGATCGTTTTCCTTGTCTTACTTCCACTGGGCTTTCTAATGGGAATTCCCTTTCCCGTCGGCATTAAGAGAATGCAAGAAAAAAACCGAAACTTTGTTCCGGTAATGTGGGGAATAAACGGGTGGATGTCCGTAGTAGGATCTGTGGGTGCATTGGTTTTAGCCATGCATTTTGGGTTTACTCAGACACTTTACATGGGAGCAATAGGATATTTATTGTTTTCTGTATTTACCTTAAAAGTCATGACAAAAAAAGCGCGCTAAATTAGTTCCCTTACTTGCCATATAAGAAAGGATCCCGTTAACCGGGATCCTTTCTTATTGGAGCTGACCAGTCTACGCTGTCTGTAAGACTCTCATTATCATAACATATCCGGTTTCATTTATTGCTACCTGATCTCCTACTTTCAATTCATCAATAAATATACGGTTGCCGTCAGTGTCATACAAGTTGGAAGGTATGATATCAACATTCCTTACCTGGCCTGAAGCATCATTTAAGCCTACTTGACCATTTTCAATGTCTACAGAAGCTATAGTTCCGGTGGAAACTCTGACTTTCTTTTTAATACTCATGGCTACCTCCCTCAAACAAATTTTTAATTAAACTTAATTATATAATTATTGTAAAGTAGAGAGATAAAGAATATTTTTCAAATATTTAACATTTATATAACACTTGCGGTAAGTTAAAAAAAAGGCTTGCAGCATGCACAAGCCTTTTTCAATCAATTACATTCCCATATTCCCAGAGCCCATGCCCCCACTGTGACCTGAACCCATACTATTGCTATTGCCGCCCATCATACCCCCAGCATTACCTTGAACCTGTTTATTGTTGAACTGAGTTCCATGGGTATCGTTCATGTAATCATTCATTGCATCATGGTTTTGCTGCATTGTATTATAGTCCATTTGCGCATCCATTTGAAACTGCCTCTGGCTATCAGTAGCTGCAGCGTCTTTTTGCTTTTGCACCCCGGTCTCTTTTTCTTTAGTCAACTGATCCATATAAGCACCGGGCTGCATTTTTATTTGTTGGGAATCCTGCTTGGTTACGGTATCACTTGACTGCTGAACTTGTGCCTGTGGTGCCTTGGCGCTCGGCTCGAACTGCATGGTACCGGCATACGAGACTCCTACCAAAGCCAAACCCATTGTCATCACTGAAACACCCGTTAATAATTTTTTTCCTATCATCTAATTATGACCTCCTATTTTTTGTGTTTTGCGGTTAGTTATTCGAAGCGTGTATTATTTTTGGGGAGGTCTTATGAATTTTATCCGCCTTGGACAGAGAAAAATAGAAGCACTGATAATATCATTCCAATAGCAGTTATAACTATTGTTGTCACCATTCCGGACTTCTTTTGCATCACCGGAGGTAATGGGTATCTTGTTTTAAGCGCCAGGCTCAAAAAGAAACCTGCTGCTATGGTGATCAAGCTTAAGAGGTGAGACACGGAGAAGGGATCTATAATAACGGGATTGGTACGCAAGAATTCTACTGCTCCCCTGATTAAAGCATACCCAATAAGATAATGCACAAATATTTGCCCCTGATATTTTGCCCGGTCTCTTTTTAGCCAAAGGTAGGCAAATAATGAATAGTCCAAGAGCACCTCATAAATCTGTACAGGATGGACTAATGTGCCTCCAACCCATACGCCCCATGGATAAACTCCCTCCATAGGAATACCAAAGACATCACATCCAATTCTGCCTATGGCCTGCCCTAAAATCAAAGAAGGAGCCAGAATATCAGCGAACTGCCACAAAGGTAATTTATTTCGCTTAATGTAGTATATTGCTACCAATGAACCGCCTAGAATACCCCCGTGTATAGAGAGTCCCCCGTTCTGAATCATCACTATATCCAACGGGTTTTGGACATAGTACATAGGGCTATAAAAAAGAATATAGCCAAGCCTGGCACCAACAATACCACCCAGTAAAGTCCATACTGTAAGATCCAAGGCCTTATCTGGAGGTAACCCTTTCCTGCGTGCCTGCCAAACTGTAAGCAAGATTCCAGCCAACCCTCCCAGGGCAACCATCGCGCCAAAGAAATATATTTCAAAAAACCCAAAGTCAAATAGTAATTTCAACCTAACCTACCTCCAAATATTTAGTCCAAGAATATAAACGGAAAAAGGGAGGATTCCAATTTCATCCTCCCCGCCAGGAACCGGACTGAAAACCTTAGGGTTCCATTTACTCACTGAATAATACTTTTAGCCGGAAACGTAAAATAGGTAAAGATTTAACAAACTAAAGACTACGGAAAACGTTATAACCATAACCCCCAGATGGGTTAGCAAGGCCTTTTTTGTGCTGATATTATGTTTTTTAACGCTTCGCCTAAAGGCCCAGCCCATGTAAATCATTCCTGCTCCCAGGAAATACAGCCTGTAGTCCACCATCCATTGGCTAAAAAGTGTTGCCCCGGCACTAAAACCTATAGCAAGAGCAACAGCGTGTAATATGCAGCACAGCCCTCCGAGCAATCCTCCTTTTGTCCCCTCACTGATACTGTTGCTTTTAAGTTTAGCCAATAACTTTCCCATCATATGACCTCCTTTTCTAACATTTACTTGGTTATATTTTAATGGTTATAAATCACGAATTGTTTAAGCAAACCACAACTTTATTTAAAGATATAGTTTAAAAATTTTACATACACTTGTAATATAATTGGGATATTTTTGTTTTATAATTTCTGTTAATTGAGGTAATGAGGTAAGGAGGTAAAGATGGCTGTGAATAAAATCATCATTGGAGCATTTATAATTTTGGCACTATTTGTCACGGTTAGATTGGTTTGGTTTTCGCCTGAAGACATAAGCAATAAAAACAACCAAGAGACTAACCAATCGTTTGATCCTTTTGATCATGACGCGCATCATTAATAGATAACATGTAATCATTAATATTCCTTAATAAGGAGAATCAAAATGATATATTACCTTTTTAGTATTATGTTTTTAGCACTATTTGTCATATGGATTCCCTGGGTTGGCCTTTAAACAATAGTAGGTAACGATCAAAGGAGGCAGCAGAAAATTGATATCAAGGACATCCGAACTACTCGTAGATATAGAACACGAGCGTCACAAGCTACATGAGAAGGCAAAAAAAAATCCCCGTGACATAGGAATACTGCTGGAAACAAGCAAGAGACTGGATAAATTAATTATAGAATATCAAAAGATAACCAGTTATTCTCATAGACAGGAGGAATAAATCTTGATGTTAATCTGGTTTGCACTATTGATTATTATTTTTTACTTTGCTTCCCCCGGCACCAAAAGGCATAACATTCGAAACGGATCAAATCAATACCGTCATAATTCTAGTCCCGAACCGGATTCGGCCTTGGAAATACTTAAGAAGCGCTATGCTACAGGAGAATTAACCTTAGAAGATTATCGAGCAATGGCGGAGGAAATACGAGGCGGGTAAAAAAAGGCATCCTTGGGGATGTCTTTTTTTTACAGCAAGATATAATGGAGAAACCAGTTCCCAATTATACCGAGATAAGGTAAAATAATGTTTGGATACCCGGTACTTAAGTTATTAAGTCATTGATTCGTGGAGCAAATGCTGGCCAATTTTAAAAAATTGGCTAGCATTTTTTGTTTTTCCATTTACAACTTTGCATAATTAGTGTAAAAATACACTAAAGGAGTTATTGTACCCCATGACAAGAGATGAGTTCATAAAAAAAGCCGATAAAAAATTGAAGCTGATCCGTATCGAAGGCAACTATACCCAGGATAAAATGGCACATATTCTAGGTATCTCTAAAAAAACTCTGGTTCAGATTGAAAAGGGCAGATCCAGTCTTGGCTGGGCAGGAGCTGTAACACTGTGTACAATTTTAAGAAATAGTGAAGTGCTTGAGATGACCTTCGGGGGCCAACCCCAGGACCTTATCCTCTCCCTGGCATTTGTAGGTTATGAAAGCAATTATGAAAAAACTCTGGGCGGAAAAGTTTGGTGGGTAAATACTGAAAGCGAAGGGGAGTTTAGAATTCAGCAGAATATAATCTCCCAGCACTATAGGATTTTAGATGGTTACAACAGAAGAATCTGCTCGTCTTTTGATTATGAATACATAAAAAAGAGGCTGCAGGAGCTCTGTTCTGGTAGTGGGGGTAAATAAAATTGCTGGCTTTTATTAAGGCATATATTAAATCCATGAGGCTTTATTACGCTTTTGTTACAGGGATTTCAGGCTGGATAGGCATAGCATTTTACGAGTATATTGCTAAATCCCCCTTCCAAACAATTGAACTGGTCCCTTCAACAGAAAAAAAGGCAGTAATACTGGCAATGCTGTTTTTAAGCTGGGGTATTAACCAGATAATTAATGATTACCTGGGGCTAAAGGAAGACAGGATTAATGCGCCTCACCGCCCCATGGTTACCGGTGAACTGGACCCTTCCAAAGCTCTGACGTTATCCGGCCTGCTGTTAACATTGACTTTATTGATCACATACTTTTATCTGGAGCCCATTGCCCTCATCCCTGCAATCCTGGGTATAGTATTAAACATCCTATATCAAAATGCCAAAGGTTACGGTATTTGGGGCAATATTGTATTTGGACTCATGATTTCCATGTGTACTGCCTTCGGATTTCTGGCAGCGGGTCCAACTGAGTCGCCTTATTTTACATCCAGCCGTATTTCAGTGCTGATATTAGTAACAGTAATGAACGGCCTGATGACCTTTTATACATATTTCAAAGATTACACCGGTGACAAAGCTGCAAATAAAAGGACCATTGTTGTACAGCTTGGCATTGATAAATCAAGGTATATTGCAGCTGTCTCAGCTTTTCTCCCTGCCGTAATCTTTTCGTTGCTTTATTTCAATAACTTCATTGAAGCCAGGGTAAACAATATGTTCCTCATCCTGGCCGGATTAACGTTTTTTCTTGAACTGTGGACCGGCTATCTCTACTTTAAAAATCCCAAAGGTAAGAGAACTTATTATTCCCTGGCTACCAATTTCAGAGCCTGCACCTGCGGCCAGGCAACCCTGATCGCTTTATTCAATACCGAACTGGCAATGCTGCTATTTTTAGTTTCATATATGTTTGTAGGTTTATTATTTGATTTACATACCGATCACAAATCTTAAGTTAGTTAACTGGAGGACATTGATTTGATGCTGTTTGAACCGGCCCCAATAGGTCCCTGCCAGATGAAAAATAGAATATTCCGGTCTGCTACTTTCGAAGGGATGTGTGATGCCCAGGGATACCCATCGCTTGAATATAGACAGTTATACAGGGAGTTGGCCTCCGGTGGGGTAGGGGGTATTTGTACAGGTTTCGCTTACATTTCACCGGAGGGAAAAGCTATGCAGCCAGGCCAGGCCGGCATTGACAGTGAGGCCAAAAGTAAATACTTTTTACCGGTTACAGATGATGTACATCAATACGGCTGCAAGATTTTCATGCAGTTGGCTCACACCGGCAGGCAGACCAGGAAAAAAGAAACGGGGCAGGATGTTTGGGGAGTATCTAAAAAAAGGTCTTTATATTTTGGGGGTTCTCCCAAGGAATTGTCCACGGAACAGGTATATTCACTGGTAGGCAAATTTGCACAGTCCGCCCTATTTGCCAAGCAGGCTGGATTCGACGGTGTCTAGTTACACTGTGCACACGGTTACCTGATTCACCAGTTTATTTTACCTTCCATTAATAATAGAAAAGATGAGTTTGGAATCGATGCTCATATCAACATAGGCACCAAGTTTTTAGATTTAGTTATTGATGAGATTAGAGCTAGGTGTGGCAGTGAGTTTGCTTTACTGGTCAAAGTAAGCGGTAGCGACGACTATTTGCACAGATTTTCCACCGCACAATTTGCCAATCTGATTCGGTTTCTTGATGCAAAAAAAGTGGATGGGATTGAAATCAGCTACGGGACTATGGATTATGCGCTAAATATTTTTAGAGGGGATATACCCCTTAAGGTAATTTTAAAGCACAACCCTGCGTTCAGAAAAAACAACAGTATTATGACACATGTCCTTAATTCACTTATTTATCCATTAATGAGGTTGAACACAAAGCCCTTTTCACCCATTTATAATATCGAATATGCCAAAATGGCCAAGGAACTGACCGGCATTCCAGTTATTAGTGTAGGGGGTATTAGAACCGGGGAGGAAATGAAACAGTGTCTGGAAAAAGGTTTTACTGATTTCGTCAGTATATGCCGGCCCTTTATTTGTGAGCCGGACATTGTAAAAAAGTTAAAGACAGACGGAAACTATATTTCAAAGTGTACTAATTGCAATACCTGCGCTATAATGTGCGATTCCGACCAACCAACCCGGTGCTACAGGAGGCCTTGCCATGAATTTGGAGGATAGGGTTATTGCCGCAATAAAGAATAATTTGGAAAGGGCACCTGAGATTAATCTTGCAAGTCGATTAGTTGATGATTTAATGATTGATTCACTGGATAGATTGATGATTATTTCAGCCCTGGAGGATGAATTCTCGCTTACCATTGATGATGAAGACTTCGCAGATATAGTTACTGTAAATGATATTGCAAAGAAACTTAAAGCTCAGTATTTATCTTCGCACAGCCTGTAAGCTCGAAATAAGTAAGACTAAGGAGAAAACAGTATGTATCTGGAGGATTTTTATAACAGAGTCAACTTGGATGAAAGCCTTGTCCGGAACGCAGTCTTTAACCCGTATTACATAGATATAGAATCCGGGTTGGATGAAAAGGTTGTCATTAACGGCAAAAAAATGATCAATCTTGCTTCCAACAACTATCTTGGTCTGGCAGCGGACAGCAGAGTTAAAGAGGCTGCTATCAGAGCGGTTCAAAAGTATGGGACCTCCCTTTGCGGCACTCCTATAGCCACAGGATACATCGAACTATATAAACGTATGGAAGCCAAGCTATCAAACTTTATCGGCCTGGAGGAGACAATTATTCTACCCTCCTGTTACCAGGCCAATAATGGCTTATTCAGTTCTATTGCCGGACGGGAAGACTTGATTATCATAGACCGGTTTGCCCATTCTTCATTGATTCAAGGTATTAAAGCTGTAGGCTGTAAGATAAGACCTTTTTTGCATAATAACCTGGAGCATCTTGCAGGTATTTTGCAGCGTTCCTCAGGTTACAGGCAGCTTTTTGTTGTTACAGAGTCTGTTTTTTCCACCGATGGCAGTATTGCACCCTTTAAGGAAATAGTTGCTTTGTGTGAAGAATATAATGCGATGCCGGTAATAGATGACTCCCATGGCCTGGGAGTATTGGGTGCATCGGGGAAAGGAATTTTAGAAGCACAGAAAATAGATTACTACCAGGGCCTTTATACTGCGTCCCTGGGCAAGGGCCTGGCTAATTCAGGCGGAATAATCAGCGGTGACAGAAGAGTTATAAACTATCTTAAATATTACTGCCCGCACCTGGTTTATTCCACCGCCCTTACACCACCGGTGCTGGCCGGCATCGAGGCTGTGCTGGAAATTATTCATTTGGAATTTAAAACTCTAAGAAAGCGCCTGGATTTATATAAGCAAGAGATTTTTGCCGGCCTGCTGAAAACAGGGTTAGCAGTGGTATCAAATGATACCCCCATTAACTCTATTAAAACAGGCAGTAAGGAAAATACCTTTGCCACTGCTAAAAAGCTTTTTGACAATGGTATTCTGGCAACGCCTTTTATTGAGCCCTCTGTCCCTGTAAATGAAGGACGGGTAAGGTTAATTGCCGGAGCCAACCTGTCACAAGCCACTATCCAGGAAGCAGTTGCAGCTATTAAAAGGATAGGCTGCTGATGAGATATTTCTTTATTCTAAATCCCGGTTCCGGGGGCGGAAAAAGCAGGCACAAGTTGAAAAGGATTTTTGATATTCTTGACCGTAAAAACATCAATTACGAATATAAATTAACCTCCTCGCTGGAAGATGCATATATACTTTCCCTGCAGGCCAACCAAAAGGGATATGATGTTATCGTTGCTGTCGGGGGAGACGGAACCATTAACAGAGTCCTGAACGGGTTTTATAATGCTTGCGGCAGCAGGATTTCCAGTGCAAAGTTTGCTGTTATACATACCGGTACAAGTCCTGACTTTTGTAAGAGCTATAATATCCCGCTAAAAATTGACCGGGCTGTTAATATGCTGTTAACGGGTAACAGTAAAAGAATTCAGATTGGCAAAGTAACTCATACTTGCTTAGAAAACCAAAATATTAAAACAAGCTATTTTGCCTGCTGCGCCAATATTGGCCTGGGGGCCTCCCTGGCCAGGAATGCAAACAGCGGCATTAGAAAATATATGGGAGATTATGCTGGAACCTTTCTCGCACTTATTAAAACCCTGCTCAATTATAAGACCTGTAAGTTAACAGTGAGTTTTGACGGCCAAAAGCAGTTTATGGAACGAGTTTATAATATAGCCGTGGGGAGAAGCACTTATATTGCTTCGGGAATTAAGGTTAAAAATAATTTATCCTCCGGAGACAGCCGTTTTTACACCCTTATTGTTAAGAATATGCGCTTTACAAATTGGCCGCGTGTGATTGGAAAAGTATACAGCGGTAAGGAGTTTGTTAATAACGATATTATCTCGCTGCAATACGCCAAAGTCATAGAAGTTTGCGGCAGTGGTAAGCATCCTGAATTGGAGTTCGACGGTGATCCCGCCGGGTATCTTCCCTGTTTGATTGAAGTTGCTCAAGACCCGCTGGATCTGATATGTGAGGTTTGAAATGAGTAAAGAAAAAGAGATGATAGAAACAATCAACAAACATATGCCCAGGAGTTCAAACCAGCTAAATGATTTGTTTGAAGCGGACGCTGAAATAATAAATTTCACCTCTAGAAGGCTGGTTTACAATATAGATGAATTTTCCGAAGATGATCTGCTAAGAGATGAAGATCCCTATGTGCTGGGCTGGAATATGGCAGTGGGCAGTATCAGCGATATCCTGGCGTCCGGGGGAAGGCCAATGTATTATGCCCACAGCCTGGTTATTCGTAATTCGTGGACCAAGGAATACGTTGCCAAACTATCCCTGGGCATTGCAGATGTACTCAAGGAAGCAGGAGCATCGTTTATAGGCGGGGATTTTGGCATATCTGAAACCTGGAGATATACCGGCTCGGTAATTGGCCACCTGGAGGATCAGCCAATGTTAAGGAGCGGGGCAAAGGCCGGGGATCTTATTTTTATTTCCGGCCCCATCGGTCTAGGCAACGTAGAAGCAGCTTTCCTGCTCTATTCCGCAAACCCTTTAATCAAAAACTTAACCGGGAAATGGAAAAATTACTTCCGGCTTAGAAGCAGAGAAGCCCACTTTATAAAAAGATACAGCAGCTGCTGCATTGACACCAGCGACGGAGTGTTAAACGCGCTCAATGCTGTCTCTGAGATGAGCCGGACGGGCTTTAAACTTGGCAACCTGCCCTACACTAAAAGTGGCTTGTTGTTAGCAAAAGTCCTGAACATGCCGAAAGAAGGGTTATTTTTAGGTGAATGTGGTGAGTACGAATTGCTTTTTACCATCAGAAAAGAGGTAGCTGAAGAATTTCTTGAGCAAGCAAAAGAGCTACAGCTAAAATTTTATCAAATTGGTGAAATAAAAGAACACGGCAGCAAAATGCTTTCTACAGCAAAAAAGAAAATTGACTTAACAACATACAACATAAGGGCTAGGGACTACCAATATACTAAAGAGTATTTGCGAGACATTAATAATTTCCTTACTTCTTTACTTTAAGGAGGCCAACTTGAAACGAAGAGTTGTAATTACAGGTATCGGTCCGGCAGCAGCCACCGGTCTGGGAAAAAAGGATTTTTTCCATAACCTCTATGCTCTAAACCCATGCATTTCAGAGATACCAAAGTGTTATGAGCAGAACTATAATTTCAAATCCCGTTATTTTGTGCCTAAGCCGGAATTCTCGTTAACTGACTGGGGAGTGCACAAATCCATTGAAGGCATGATGGAAGAGATATCAAGATTCTCGGTACTAGGCGCAAAGCTGGCTTTGGAGGATGCGGGATTTAATATCAATAAAAGGAACAAGTATTTTCAAGTGGACAGTCTTGACAACTGTGCCGTTATCATTGGAATTGGTATGAGCAGTTTGCAAACCGCCCTGGAATCTTACGCTGCCCACATTGCAGATACCTGTGACACAAAACACAGGTTTAACAGAATGGTAATTCCCATGCTGATGCCCAATTCAGCTGCTGCCTGGATCTCCATACTATTTGCGATTAAAGGTTTTAGTTATACCGTCAATGCCTCCTGTGCCTCCGGGAGTATAGCCATAGGTGAGGCTTATAGAAAGATTTTATCCGGCAGGTGTGATGCGGCACTAACCGGTGGCGTTGAAGTCCTGGCAGAAAGAAATGGTGCCATGATGAGAGGCTTTGACATGTTGACCACCCTAACAAGATCAGAGGACGGAAGGCCCTTGCCTTTTTCCAATAAGAGAAGCGGTTTTTTATTAAATGAAGGGGCCGGCTGCGTTTTGGTTCTGGAGGAACTGCAGACCGCTCTAAAAAGAGGAGCTCATATTTATGCGGAAATTGTTGGATATGAGTGCTCCAACGAGGCTTACAGCATTATGCAAATAGATCCGTCCGGCGAAAACATTACCGGGCTTTTGCAGAAGCTTACTAAGGGCATTAATGTCGATTATATCAATGCCCATGGAACAGCAACGGTGGCCAATGATGAAATTGAAGCCAAAGTAATACAAAATCTTTTCGGCGTCAAAAATAAACAACCCTATATTAACTCCACTAAAGGTATACTGGGACACAGCATTGGCGCCAGCGGAGCTATTGAGGCTGCTGTTACCGCAATGGCCATAAAAGATTCCAGGATACACGGGAACTTAACTACTGAACCCATGGATGAACTCAATCTACCCCTGGAATCAATTGATGCCCCAATTAATTACGCCATAACTGCTTCCTACGGCTTTGGAGGTCACAATGCATTAATACTTCTTAAGAGGTTTAATGAAAATGAGTAGTGTTATGATTACGGGAGCCACGGGATTCATCGGCAGTCACCTTACCAGGGCCTTTTGTGAAAATAAAGTCCGGGTTGGCTGTCTAATAAGAGAAAGCAGTGATATTTCGAGCATCAAGGATCTGCCGATTGAGTTTATGACTGGTGATATCAAGAACATTGATGATTTGACAGAAGCATTCACCGGATACCAGTGTGTTATTCATAACGCCGCCAGAGTAGGCGACTGGGGAGACTTTGCTGATTTTTATGACACAAATGTGACGGGTACAGTGAATGTGCTTACTGCTT
This window of the Bacillota bacterium genome carries:
- a CDS encoding helix-turn-helix domain-containing protein is translated as MTRDEFIKKADKKLKLIRIEGNYTQDKMAHILGISKKTLVQIEKGRSSLGWAGAVTLCTILRNSEVLEMTFGGQPQDLILSLAFVGYESNYEKTLGGKVWWVNTESEGEFRIQQNIISQHYRILDGYNRRICSSFDYEYIKKRLQELCSGSGGK
- a CDS encoding thiamine-monophosphate kinase, with product MSKEKEMIETINKHMPRSSNQLNDLFEADAEIINFTSRRLVYNIDEFSEDDLLRDEDPYVLGWNMAVGSISDILASGGRPMYYAHSLVIRNSWTKEYVAKLSLGIADVLKEAGASFIGGDFGISETWRYTGSVIGHLEDQPMLRSGAKAGDLIFISGPIGLGNVEAAFLLYSANPLIKNLTGKWKNYFRLRSREAHFIKRYSSCCIDTSDGVLNALNAVSEMSRTGFKLGNLPYTKSGLLLAKVLNMPKEGLFLGECGEYELLFTIRKEVAEEFLEQAKELQLKFYQIGEIKEHGSKMLSTAKKKIDLTTYNIRARDYQYTKEYLRDINNFLTSLL
- the lgt gene encoding prolipoprotein diacylglyceryl transferase, with the translated sequence MKLLFDFGFFEIYFFGAMVALGGLAGILLTVWQARRKGLPPDKALDLTVWTLLGGIVGARLGYILFYSPMYYVQNPLDIVMIQNGGLSIHGGILGGSLVAIYYIKRNKLPLWQFADILAPSLILGQAIGRIGCDVFGIPMEGVYPWGVWVGGTLVHPVQIYEVLLDYSLFAYLWLKRDRAKYQGQIFVHYLIGYALIRGAVEFLRTNPVIIDPFSVSHLLSLITIAAGFFLSLALKTRYPLPPVMQKKSGMVTTIVITAIGMILSVLLFFSVQGG
- a CDS encoding aminotransferase class I/II-fold pyridoxal phosphate-dependent enzyme, encoding MYLEDFYNRVNLDESLVRNAVFNPYYIDIESGLDEKVVINGKKMINLASNNYLGLAADSRVKEAAIRAVQKYGTSLCGTPIATGYIELYKRMEAKLSNFIGLEETIILPSCYQANNGLFSSIAGREDLIIIDRFAHSSLIQGIKAVGCKIRPFLHNNLEHLAGILQRSSGYRQLFVVTESVFSTDGSIAPFKEIVALCEEYNAMPVIDDSHGLGVLGASGKGILEAQKIDYYQGLYTASLGKGLANSGGIISGDRRVINYLKYYCPHLVYSTALTPPVLAGIEAVLEIIHLEFKTLRKRLDLYKQEIFAGLLKTGLAVVSNDTPINSIKTGSKENTFATAKKLFDNGILATPFIEPSVPVNEGRVRLIAGANLSQATIQEAVAAIKRIGC
- a CDS encoding acyl carrier protein, with product MNLEDRVIAAIKNNLERAPEINLASRLVDDLMIDSLDRLMIISALEDEFSLTIDDEDFADIVTVNDIAKKLKAQYLSSHSL
- a CDS encoding diacylglycerol kinase, whose product is MRYFFILNPGSGGGKSRHKLKRIFDILDRKNINYEYKLTSSLEDAYILSLQANQKGYDVIVAVGGDGTINRVLNGFYNACGSRISSAKFAVIHTGTSPDFCKSYNIPLKIDRAVNMLLTGNSKRIQIGKVTHTCLENQNIKTSYFACCANIGLGASLARNANSGIRKYMGDYAGTFLALIKTLLNYKTCKLTVSFDGQKQFMERVYNIAVGRSTYIASGIKVKNNLSSGDSRFYTLIVKNMRFTNWPRVIGKVYSGKEFVNNDIISLQYAKVIEVCGSGKHPELEFDGDPAGYLPCLIEVAQDPLDLICEV
- a CDS encoding Spo0E family sporulation regulatory protein-aspartic acid phosphatase; amino-acid sequence: MKGGSRKLISRTSELLVDIEHERHKLHEKAKKNPRDIGILLETSKRLDKLIIEYQKITSYSHRQEE
- a CDS encoding beta-ketoacyl-[acyl-carrier-protein] synthase family protein encodes the protein MKRRVVITGIGPAAATGLGKKDFFHNLYALNPCISEIPKCYEQNYNFKSRYFVPKPEFSLTDWGVHKSIEGMMEEISRFSVLGAKLALEDAGFNINKRNKYFQVDSLDNCAVIIGIGMSSLQTALESYAAHIADTCDTKHRFNRMVIPMLMPNSAAAWISILFAIKGFSYTVNASCASGSIAIGEAYRKILSGRCDAALTGGVEVLAERNGAMMRGFDMLTTLTRSEDGRPLPFSNKRSGFLLNEGAGCVLVLEELQTALKRGAHIYAEIVGYECSNEAYSIMQIDPSGENITGLLQKLTKGINVDYINAHGTATVANDEIEAKVIQNLFGVKNKQPYINSTKGILGHSIGASGAIEAAVTAMAIKDSRIHGNLTTEPMDELNLPLESIDAPINYAITASYGFGGHNALILLKRFNENE
- a CDS encoding ubiquinone biosynthesis protein UbiA, with protein sequence MLAFIKAYIKSMRLYYAFVTGISGWIGIAFYEYIAKSPFQTIELVPSTEKKAVILAMLFLSWGINQIINDYLGLKEDRINAPHRPMVTGELDPSKALTLSGLLLTLTLLITYFYLEPIALIPAILGIVLNILYQNAKGYGIWGNIVFGLMISMCTAFGFLAAGPTESPYFTSSRISVLILVTVMNGLMTFYTYFKDYTGDKAANKRTIVVQLGIDKSRYIAAVSAFLPAVIFSLLYFNNFIEARVNNMFLILAGLTFFLELWTGYLYFKNPKGKRTYYSLATNFRACTCGQATLIALFNTELAMLLFLVSYMFVGLLFDLHTDHKS